CCCGTCGAGAGCCGCAGCATCTTGACGTCGAGGTTGGGTAGCGTCTTGTTCAGCGCCTTCATGTAGTCGGCGATCTGCTCGTTCTCGATCGCCGTGTAGACGATAACGGTCTGCTTCTGGGCGAGCGCGGGAGTCGTCAGCAAGGCGAGCGAAAAGACCGCCAGGCATGCGGTGCGGAGCATCCGTATCAGCATGGGAGCCTCCAGGGGGTGGAACGGGTTATTGGGCCATGAAGCCGCCGTCGACGATCATCTCGGCGCCCGTCATGAAGGACGACTCCTCCGACGCGAGGAACAGCGCGGCGTAGGCGATGTCCCGGGGCTGTCCGATGCGTCCCAGCGGAATGTCCGTGTTGAACTCGGCTCTGAGCTCGGGCGTGAGGTACGGAGCCTGCAGCGGGGTCTCGACGATCCCCGGGTGGATGATGTTGGAGCGGATCCGGTCCTTCGCGAACTGGATGGCCAGCGACTTGTTGAGCGAGATCAGGGCGCCCTTGGCCGCCGTGTACGCATCCTGCGCGCGCGTGAAGCCCGCCAGCGCTGAGACCGAGCCGACGAGGATGATGGATCCGCCGCCGGCCTGCTTCAGGTGAGGGATGCCGTGCTTGGTGACCCAGAAGACGCTCTTGAGGTTGATGGCCATGACGCGGTCCCACTGGGCGCCGTCGGTCTCGAGCACCGAGCGGTCCTTGTCCTTCCACAGGACACCCGCGTTGTTGTACAGGACGTGGAGCGCCCCGAAGCGCTTCACGCCTTCCTCCACCATCTTCTTCACGTCGTCTTCAACGGCAACGTCGCCGATGGCCGCCACGGCCTGGCCGCCCGCCTTCTCGACCAGCGTCACGGTCTCATCCGCGGCCGTCCTGATGATGTCGCACACGACGACGCGCGCGCCCTCTTCGGCAAAGAGGAC
The DNA window shown above is from Candidatus Rokuibacteriota bacterium and carries:
- a CDS encoding SDR family oxidoreductase, with the protein product MPGRLTGKVALITGAGMGMGREAAVLFAEEGARVVVCDIIRTAADETVTLVEKAGGQAVAAIGDVAVEDDVKKMVEEGVKRFGALHVLYNNAGVLWKDKDRSVLETDGAQWDRVMAINLKSVFWVTKHGIPHLKQAGGGSIILVGSVSALAGFTRAQDAYTAAKGALISLNKSLAIQFAKDRIRSNIIHPGIVETPLQAPYLTPELRAEFNTDIPLGRIGQPRDIAYAALFLASEESSFMTGAEMIVDGGFMAQ